Below is a window of Candidatus Neomarinimicrobiota bacterium DNA.
AGGAGCCATTTCTGCACGCCATTACCTGATGAGAAAGAGCATTATGTCAGGTTCGCTTATTCTGGTATCCAACTGGATGACATTCGCGAAGGAATGGACCGCTTTAAAGCCTATTGTGAGGCTTGAACTTGTGGGTGAAACAGGAAAAAGAACTTTCCTCTATGACTACCATCTGTCCCTCGGTGCAAAGATGGTCCCTTTTGGCGGGTTTGAGATGCCTGTGCAGTACTCTGGCATCATAGATGAACATACCTCTGTGAGGGAAGCGGTGGGTCTTTTCGATCTATCTCATATGGGCGAATTTGTTATCAGCGGGAGGGGAGCGTCGTCTTTCTTGCAGCGAGTGACAACCAATAATGTTGCTACCATTCAAACCGATCAGGCCCAGTACACAGCGATTTGTAATGAAAATGGTGGAATTATAGATGATTGTGTTTTGTACCGTTTTAGCGACCACTACCTTTTGGTAGTAAACGCATCCAATATTGAGAAGGATTTGGGATGGCTGGAGAGCAATCTTCAGGGCGAGGTATCACTTAAAGACAGATCTGATGATTTTTCGCTGGTGGCCGTTCAGGGACCTAAGTCGCTAGAGCTCTTAAGCAAGGTGGTGAATAACACTCAAGATGTGCGATCTTTGCCATTCTACTGGCACTGCCAATCGGTAGTTGCAGGAATTGAAGTGATTTGTGCAAGAACCGGCTATACGGGAGAGCTTGGTTACGAGATCTACGTTGACGGGGGAGAGGCGGAGCCAGTTTGGGACATTTTGCTTGAAGAAGGTGCTTCCCTGGGCGTCAAACCTGTCGGTCTCGGTGCCAGGGATACACTCCGCCTTGAGATGAAGTACTGTCTTTATGGTAACGACATTGATGAAAAGACAAACCCCATTGAAGCGGGGCTTGGGTGGATCACCAAACTGGAAAAAGGTGATTTCATTGGCAAAGCTGCCATTGCCAAAGTGCAGTCGAATGGGCCTGAACGTAAGCTCATCGGTTTTGAGCTTTTGGACCGAGGCATCGCTCGCCACGGTTATTCTGCCATGTTTAACGGGAACACAATCGGCAGTGTCACCAGCGGGACACATTCTC
It encodes the following:
- the gcvT gene encoding glycine cleavage system aminomethyltransferase GcvT, producing the protein MTFAKEWTALKPIVRLELVGETGKRTFLYDYHLSLGAKMVPFGGFEMPVQYSGIIDEHTSVREAVGLFDLSHMGEFVISGRGASSFLQRVTTNNVATIQTDQAQYTAICNENGGIIDDCVLYRFSDHYLLVVNASNIEKDLGWLESNLQGEVSLKDRSDDFSLVAVQGPKSLELLSKVVNNTQDVRSLPFYWHCQSVVAGIEVICARTGYTGELGYEIYVDGGEAEPVWDILLEEGASLGVKPVGLGARDTLRLEMKYCLYGNDIDEKTNPIEAGLGWITKLEKGDFIGKAAIAKVQSNGPERKLIGFELLDRGIARHGYSAMFNGNTIGSVTSGTHSPTLGKSIGMAYVDSSHASTGSELKIDIRGKVMPAKVVKTPFWTKGTATEKV